The Rhododendron vialii isolate Sample 1 chromosome 5a, ASM3025357v1 genome contains a region encoding:
- the LOC131327911 gene encoding UPF0481 protein At3g47200-like, protein MIQRGNDDKQAPKIPTKTIGEKFNDGTEKIKSLYSIARIYKVPEDLRKLNECAYVPRLIAIGPLHRKGEHLQKPMQDVKMDYANRLFLRLAEGIADSKIRDEKKDKLIQECVEEMKKCTVKAKKYYAEDIELNDDEMVEMMLVDGCFILELLYEMVHKDSSSIRQPINGGKQPRADPICDSILTANIVRHDLMLLENQIPFFVLEHLFQLTVAKIPVDPTMVAKIPVDPTTGCPPKLSLEVYVRSYFSQFLSLEGGVGGQSSDHRILSVCDSTKETKQGKTESGKANDYHHILHLIHRCYIPGGEVEETGQNSKKHCELMLSASDLHYAGVKFVPTTDLHKVKFINKGIGCWQCRTLAFQIPTIYISKTTESFLRNVIALEQCSPRVPRYFTSYAKLMDMFINSAQDVQVLKNDRVIYNYLSTDEDVRDLFNKLCKEVVLEDFHFNEDCREAYKFNMRWRTRAVRYVTRLFVANPWPALAFCIGIAAFAITVYQFGYAIRARYRR, encoded by the exons ATGATTCAAAGGGGTAATGACGACAAGCAGGCTCCCAAGATTCCTACAAAGACCATTGGCGAAAAGTTCAATGATGGTACCGAGAAGATCAAATCCTTGTACTCTATCGCTCGCATTTACAAGGTGCCCGAAGATCTTCGAAAGCTCAATGAATGTGCTTACGTCCCTCGCCTCATTGCTATTGGCCCTCTTCACCGGAAGGGCGAACACCTCCAAAAACCTATGCAAGACGTCAAAATGGATTATGCCAATCGCCTGTTTCTCCGTCTGGCCGAAGGAATAGCTGACTCGAAAATTAGGGATGAGAAAAAAGACAAGTTGATACAAGAATGTGTAGAGGAAATGAAGAAGTGCACAGTCAAGGCCAAGAAATACTACGCAGAAGATATAGAGCTGAATGACGACGAGATGGTGGAAATGATGTTGGTCGATGGTTGCTTCATCCTCGAACTTCTCTACGAGATG GTTCATAAGGACTCGAGTAGCATTCGGCAGCCTATTAATGGAGGAAAACAACCGAGGGCAGATCCTATTTGCGATAGCATCTTGACAGCCAACATCGTTAGACACGACTTGATGCTCCTCGAGaaccaaattcctttctttGTGCTCGAGCATTTGTTCCAGCTCACAGTGGCTAAGATCCCTGTGGATCCGACCATGGTGGCTAAGATCCCTGTGGATCCGACCACGGGGTGTCCCCCTAAGTTGTCCCTCGAAGTTTATGTCCGTTCGTACTTTTCCCAGTTTTTGAGTCTCGAGGGCGGAGTCGGCGGACAATCTAGCGACCACAGAATCCTTTCGGTTTGTGATTCTACAAAAGAAACTAAACAGGGAAAGACAGAGTCAGGGAAAGCTAATGACTACCATCACATTCTACACTTAATACACAGGTGTTACATTCCTGGCGGCGAAGTAGAAGAAACCGGACAAAATTCCAAAAAGCATTGCGAATTAATGCTCTCTGCATCGGACCTCCACTACGCAGGAGTCAAGTTCGTACCCACTACGGATCTACACAAGGTCAAGTTCATCAACAAAGGCATAGGCTGTTGGCAGTGTCGTACCCTCGCGTTTCAAATCCCGACCATCTATATAAGCAAGACCACAGAGTCATTCCTCAGAAACGTCATTGCCTTGGAACAATGTTCCCCCAGGGTTCCGCGGTACTTCACGTCCTATGCGAAGCTCATGGACATGTTCATTAACTCCGCCCAAGACGTCCAAGTGCTTAAAAATGACAGAGTCATATATAATTACTTGAGCACGGACGAGGATGTCCGTGATCTATTCAACAAGCTGTGCAAGGAAGTTGTACTGGAGGACTTCCATTTCAACGAGGACTGCCGAGAGGCATACAAGTTTAATATGCGTTGGCGGACGAGGGCTGTGAGATACGTGACTCGCCTGTTCGTTGCTAATCCCTGGCCGGCCCTTGCTTTCTGCATTGGTATTGCCGCTTTTGCGATAACGGTTTATCAATTTGGTTATGCGATTCGGGCACGGTATCGTCGATGA